ATGAATTTACAGAGTGAAAATGTAGGAAAATCCCCTACATTTAAAGACACAGTAAGTCCCACCTCCCACTGTGCCATCATCATGTCCATAGATATTTGACCCCAAATCTTTTTGATGATTGCCATTTCATGAATGTGTGAAATTCGTGGAACATAAGCACATTAATTCCCTTTTCCCCTTGTAATGGTGATAGTTATAGTAATGACCCTCcccatttattttaattgtcCCACATGCCCAGTGTAATTTACAGAAGTAAAGTGATACCCTCGTATGCGTATTTGTACCCTCCTTGTCCTTATCTGTAGGACAAGGAATCATTTGAAATTTCTTCATGTGATACCTGAGTTTTGGAATCTGTACTAAATTGTTTAATTACATAGCTTTGCTGATTGTAAATGAATTTATCAATTATGTAAGCTAACACGTTTAAATGCATCCTCATCAAATGACAATATACAATAACATCATTTGGTGCCAGCTTTCTGTGTTTGACAGTTTGGAAAGCCATACtcaaaaagtactgaaaaatGACACATCTTTCATTATTAAACTATCAGACACATTGTTTGTGAATTTCAAAGATGTTTTGCTCCAATCTTGCCTTGTTTATGTTCAAAGGCTGAGGTCCCACAAGACCCAGAAGAGGCTGCCCGCCTCCAGCAGttacaggctgcagcagcacagtggcaacaggtgcagcagcagagagcaggcaTACAATACCAGGCTCTCATGCAACAACATGAAAAGCTTCAGCAGATCCTGGAACAATACCAAAAGCTGGTTCAGCAACCTGCAAACCTACAGGTAGGTAAATGGTAGTTTGGTCATCAAGTACTGTCTGGATGTTTATTTCCCCTGGTTTGATGATCTGTACAGAAAATAAGAAGTGAAAAGATTTTATGAGAGTGTTTATAAATGCAACAACTCAGCTGTGCAACCCTAGCAGCCTCTTTGATGCCCATGAAAACATTCATAcatgtgtctctgtgatttGTTTGTTCTATATGTAACTATGATAATACTTTAACCAAAAATGAACAgcatcttctcttttttcagGCAATGTCTGCTGAAATGCAGCTGAAGCACTATGaaatgcaacagcagcagttcaACCCTTTATTCCAAGACTGGAATCACTCCTTCGTCCTGTGGCATGAGCAGTTCCAGACCTATCCCCACAAAGACCAGCTGCAGGACTATGAGCACCAATGGAAACAATGGCAGGATCAGATGAACGCCACCAATGCTCATCTTCAAGAAAGGGTGGCTACGCTCTCTGCCATGGTGCCTTTTGCCTCAAGCCAGTACAGTAGTGGGGGGATGGGACAGTATCCCCAGTACCCTGGACAAGACATGCAAATGCAACAGCAGTCACAAAAAACGGGTATGCAGCATTCCCCTGTTGCTGTTGGTCCCAGACCTCAAGCTCCAAGGCCCACTGGCTTTGGGCCACAGTCAGAATCACCTGCTGGACCCCCTGTAAGAGGAGCTGGGCCTGCAGGCATAGTCAGACCCCCAGGTCCCCCCACCATTCAGCCACCAAGCTTCAACGCCAGTAGAGGTCCACGGTCAGTAGGGATTGTTTCTTCCTACTGTGATTGACATGACTTTTTTAGAATGAAAATTGTTACATTAGAGAATGGGATATTGAAATTATGTACACGACCTGTTTATAATGAATATGTATGGTTTTATAACGTTATGCTATCCCTTAGTGTCCCTAAAAGAAAACCTAtgttaataatagtaatagtgaTGTTTTATGACAATTTCTGTGTCTTACTAGTCCCAGTGGATTTGACCAGCCACAGCAGCGCTTTGATGGTCCCCCAAGGTTCAACCAACCACAGCAGCGCTTTGATGGTCCCCCAAGGTTCGACCAACCACAGCAGCGCTTTGATGGTCCCCCAAGGTTCAACCAACCACAGCAGCGCTTTGATGGTCCCCCAAGGTTCGACCATCCACGCCAGCGCTTTGATGGGCCCCCCAGATTTGACCAACCTCGATTTGGACAGCAGTCTAGGTTTGAACAGCCCCCAAGGCACCCTGTTCCCCCTCCTCGCTTTGAATGCCCACCTGTGCCCCAGCAAATACAACAGCAAGATCCCCAACCCAAGCCAGAATCAGCTCCTAAACAACCTGCTAGTGTGGATTCCAAGGCTCCAGAAAAATCAGCTGAGCAGTCACAgcccgaaaaaaaaaaaagtgatccaGATAAAAAGGGAAATGCTGTAGACCTGACCGATGACAACTTGCTTGGAACTGAGGACTTTTTTGTCCAAAATGACCCCATTCCTCAGACATTACCAACAAATAGTGAAaaacccaaacctgttaacagCAAGCCTCCTGTAACTGCTCCTTCTACTGTAGCATCAAAAAATACTGCTGCACAAAATCCTGTCAAACCAGATGGACCACTGACAAACAGTAATCCCCCAGTGGTTCAAAAGCACCCAGGAATCCAAAAGGAGCCACAGGGGCCTGGGCAAAAGCAGTCACGACCAGATCCTCCAAGGCCTCCGCCTGGTGGGGGACGAGGCCAGCCCCCAGTGCCTGTCCAAGCGCATGGGCGAGGACGTGGGCAGAGGGGCGGTGGAGAGTTCAGGGGGCCAAACCCTGTGCCGCTTGGGGAAAAGATGGGAGAGATGTCTTATGACTACATGCCACCTGAAGAGGACATAGGGACACAAGATCAAGAAGAATATCGCTGGCAAGATCCATCATACGaggagtgtggtggtggggAATCGGAGGTGCCCCCTGAAGAAATGTGGATGCCAGAGGAGCATCACttcacagcagaagaagagtaTTATGAAGAGCCAATGGGAGGACCCCCTATGGGGAGAGGAGGGCCCCCAATGATGAGAGGAGGGCCTCCAATGATGAGAGGAGGGCCCCCAATGGGAAGAGGTGGTCCTCCCATGGGAAGGGGAGGTCTCCCTATGGGTAGAGGTGGACTGCCTATGGGGAGAGGAGGTCCACCTATGGGGAGAGGGGGACCGCCTTTGGGTAGAGGAGGTCCCCCTATGGGTAGAGGAGGTCCCCCTATGGGTAGAGGAGGTCCCCCAATGGGACGAGGAGGTCCCCCAATGGGACGAGGAGGACCACCCATGGGACGAGGAGGACCACCCATGGGAAGAGGGGGACCACCTATGGGCAGAGGAGAGCCAATAGACAGGCACTGGGAAGAACCTGAGTCAGCGGACTACTCAGAGGAAGGGGACACTTATTGGGGAGAAAGGAGACCTCCAATGAGAGGCATGAGACCCCCATTTCCACCTGGCCGGGGTCGTCCCCCACGGGGTCATCCAGGTTTCATGCACCAAGGACGAGGACGCCCCCCTCACCCAGCACATGGGCCAATGGATCACGAGCCATTAGGCCATGGAATGGATGGTGATGATACCGAAATTGATCCAGCAAGGCACCCCATGTACCATGGGCATGACCCTCATAGCCATCCGATGCATCCCGATGTAGGGAGAGGCAGGCGCCGTGGGCCACCACCTCACGAAATGATGGAATCTATGGAGGAGCCATTGTACGATGAAGGAATGGAAAGAGAACTGGGGTGGCAGCCACCACATGGCAGAGgccctcctctgcctccacatGAGATAACAGATACTGGAGGAATGAGGAGGAGACCTATGGGTCGAGGAATGGCCAGAGGCATGTGGCGGCCAGGTCCAGCACGTGAGGAATATGAAGAGGGATATAATGAAGGTTTTGTCGAGGATTATGGTCATGGGGAAGACGGGTATCGTTGGCGGCCACCACAGGACTATCCACCTGATGATTATCAACATGAGGCCAAGTACTATGAATCTGAATGGGACAGAGAGCGTGCTCCACCTGAGAGGGAATACCCCCCACGCATGCCAGCCCCAGAGCCTTACAGAGATGGCCACTGGgtagaggaaagagaaagaggtcaCCCATATCCTTATGATGAGcatgacagaggaagaggagaactTAGAATTCGCGAGTACAGGGACGAGCCACCATACCGGCAAGAAGAAGCACCATACCCACCACCACCTGCTTCAGAATGGGAGAGGCCTTCAAGacttcctccaccaccagaGAGAGGGTATCCTGCTGACTATGAGGATCGTAGAGCTCGCTATGAAGAACACAGGGAAGAGCCTCCCTTGGATAGACCTCCACTGTTACCTCCTGCTGCACCTGTCACAAACTTGCCAGAGAGCTCAGCTGATCCGGCATCACAAGGAGCAAGTGGAGCAAATGTACTTGCACTCTCCCAACGTCAACATGAGATTATCTTGAAAGCTGCTCAAGAGCTTAAACTTATAAGGTAATTTCTAGACTTTCAGCATTGACTAATACTTTATATGCTTGTTTCACAATTACAATTACAACAATTACACTCTGATTTATCTCCAGCAGTATCTAACCTTACAGATTGCAGTGTTATTATTTGCCTAGGTTTTTAAATATGTACCTGTGAGATTCCTGCCCAAAGACAGTGGAGCTGTGTTTTAGGACACAGAAATGATCAAAGCAGAGggctgttttattttagttaatgCTTTACCATTTGGTTTATAGGTATGTTACCGACTTTGCTTTGCAGTCAAATAGATATTTGGAAACCTTCAGGTGAATTTGGCTTTGATTCTTTTGGGTGTACAGGGAATTGCAGGAGGGGAAGACAAGTGGAACTGAATCCAAGCCTGCACCAGCTGATGTCCTGCCTGAGCTTCCCGCTGGTCTTCTTGGTTTGGAGATCCCACCGGAAGTCAGGAATGTTCTGAAGGTAATTTATATTTACTAACATTTTGCTACTATAGCCTCATTAGTAAGATTGCATTGCTGATTATGCAAGTTGGTTCAAATCCAAATCATGCTGGTCACGTGGCATGTAATGGGCAGCTTGTAGAGCCACTAAAGGATGCCAACAATACTCTTagttatatttttactttgccATTTTGTATTAACCTGTtcaaacagttttatttcatatcaAATCTGTCATCCTTAGGGCAtgagtgcagcagcacagacagctgTACCTGAACATGTGTCCTGGGACAGCAAGCCTGCGACTACAGATTACCAGCCTGCTGCACCCGCACCTCCAGTGATTCCAAAGACTGTAGATTATGGACACGGGCATGGTATGAGCAGCGAAGATGAACACGTTTGATCATTTTAACAAACAGATCAAGTTTCAGGCCTTTGTTGGTGACATCAACACTCAATATTTCAGAGCCTGGAACCACCGTTGAGCGGATTTCTTACGGCGAGAGAATTGTGCTGAGGCCTGATCCGGTGTCATTAGACAGGGGCTATGAAAAAGGTGAGTTTTAGTCTTGTAAAGGTTATATTTCAATTCTCAAACAGAGCTTGCTTTTGCAATTTTCTAACCATTGTTCATTGATGAACCATTTAATTTCTCCCAGAACCTCTTGGGCCCAGAGATCCTTACAGTAGAGACTCATACTATGACAGACGATCAGACCCTTACATGGACCGCCGGGATTACAGTAGAGAGAGGGAATTGTACAGAGAAAAGCCTCCACCTGAATATGACAGAGAAAGATTTGAGAGGGAGCGCTATCCcccaagagagagagatgagaggtaACATGTTCCCTCAGTGGCTCTGACACCCTTTTTTCCAAGCTGGGGGGGTGTGCTGCTTCCGTACATATGTAATATTCTTttctatttgtctgtttttgattCAAGCACACAGTCCATGGTTGAAGAAAGGTACTATATCACATTGTGTCATACTTTGTGATTAGTAATCAGTGTGTGCCAGTTTTAAACGAGAGATCCTGTTGATAAAATGAAAGTTAATAATGCTCCTCCTCCGTATAGACCTCCGCTGGCACCTCCTTTACGCTCGGCATACAGGGAGAGAGAACGGGATCTTCGAGACAGGGAGCGAAGTGGCAGTCGTGATCGAGATGAGCATTATGGAAGGCCTAGCTACGATAGACCTCCATATGAGCGCACTGGACTTGACCGCAGTGGGCCTGAGCGTTACAGCCATAGCTCTTCACCTTACGGTACACTCAATCCCACATCTGTTAACAGATCTGCATTCACATACTGCAGTTGTGTTTGGTAGAATTTCATTGAAACTCCTCACTCACAGGTCACAagtttatttcatatttactaAAATAAGCTTTGTTGCATGACAGAGGAATCAACAAACAGTCTACAaccagcaaaataaatatgtaatggTTACAAAATGCCATTTAGAGAAATACTAGCAATACTGGCAAATAATTGCAAGTAATATCGTACAGTTGACAGAAGAAGTTATCCAGAGGACCGAGGGCCTCCCACTGCACCACCactcccacctccacctcaaCCACCCCCACGAGTCGAGAGGAAGCCAGAGTTCAAGAATATTGATGATATCCTCAAACCTCCTGGCAGATTATCTCGGCCTGAAAGGGTACTAATTACTGCTGCAATGTTTCTTGATGTAACAATATTATATTGTTTGTTGTAAAATATTGAGTACTTATTTAAGTGATATATTTTAACAGATTGTCATCATAATGAGAGGACTTCCAGGAAGCGGAAAGAGCCACGTTGCAAAGCTCATAAGGGTGAGTTGAGTCATTCCAGCAAATCACATCCTCATATCTTAATCAGGACTTCAGAACAATGTAATGTAGTTATAGTGTAATATAACTTTAACAACAATAGCCAGACAGCATATTTGTGTGTCCTTctcaaaaagatgttttttggcattACAAATAGTGGCTTTTGTAACAAAGCAAATAATAATGTGAAGAACTGCTTTTCAATCTTGTTGACATTGTTAAGGATAAGGAAGTCGATTGTGGCGGTGCACCTCCAAGAGTTCTTGTTTTGGACGACTATTTCATGACCGAGGTCGAGAAAGTTGAGAAGGACCCAGACACAGGGAAAAGGGTCAAAACCAAGGTGAGTCTGGCATGCAACACAATTTACAATTGGAAATCAAATTCAGTATCAGTGAGCAGCAGCGACGGGCTGATGTATTACAGCTATTGTTAACattttacacaacacacacacaacgtaacacaaaataaatctgtttttcaggtCCTTGAGTACGAGTACGAGCCAGAGATGGAGGATACCTACCGGAGCAGCATGcttaaaacatttaagaaaactCTGGATGATGGCTTTTTCCCCTTTATCATTTTAGACACTATTAATGACAGGGTTAAACATTTTGATCAGTTCTGGAGCGCCGCCAAAACGAAAGGCTTTGAGGTGAGTGGTGTTCATGGATGAGTCTGGAAAAGATGTTTCTCCAATGAGCCCTGTGCTaaagaggttttgtttttgtttttttgtttttaatttcaagGTGTACCTCGCTGAAATCACTGCAGACACTCAGACTTGTGCAAAGAGAAATGTCCACGGGCGCTCGCTCAAGGACATAATGAAGGTCTGTAAGATCAGTCAGCTCTCTCAGACTATAATACTGTATTAAGAGTTATGTCCACTAATGCTCATACCTGCAGCATACACGTGTTAATGGAGCATTTCGTACACAGATGTCCAACAACTGGGAGCCTTCACCGCGTCATATGGTGCGCTTGGATGTCCGGTCCCTGCTACAGGATGCTGCTATAGAGGAGGTGAGGTCTTCAAAACATGGCAGTCCTCATGATATTATAGAGCTTTGTGGGTAGCTGAGCTGAACTAACATGTGCTTCTGTTATTAGGTTGAGATGGAAGACTTCAATCCCGATGACGAGCCCAAGGAACccaagagggaggaggaagaagagggtgaCATGGTAGGACATGAAAAGCTTAAATTTATAGCCACATAgttttcagaaacattttctcttatttGTACTTCCATCTACTGCATAAGGTTTATCCATAAATTCTCACTAGCCATTAgtcttttaatcattttgttttgttttattgcccAGGTGAGTTTTAGACAGGTTTTATGGACAAAATAGGTGAAATTCATGTGAAGTCATGTGTTGATTTATTCTAATCTACTTTATGTAGTTGcatgtttattttgtaattatCAAGTTTACAAGGAAGACCAGATcagaacagagaaaatataACGATTGAGACAGTAATAATACTGTCAGTCTATATATTATAGCTGCAACAGTCCATTAACTGAAGGAGCAGCTGAAAGGCTTCCTGATTAGATATTTGCTCCGATTTCATAAATCTTGTCTTCAAATCAAGTTTTAAAATCCATGTGGTTACTTAAATAGCATCATCAGGCAAAGTGTTTAAAACTTTAGTCTGCATTGTGCTCATGCACAACTGGACCATTCTGCTAAGttcacattttctctcacaGGGAGGCACATTTTTATTAAGAGAcagaaactaaaacaaaataaagattataattaaaaaatcagGATTGAACAAGAAAAATGAACTCACACTGTGGtgataaaaacatgtcagtttaGTCTGATTTAAAATTTCACATGCGTAATCAGTTGctcattgatttttattttgaaatcaccAACAAGTTCAAAATTCTGAGCtttcaaaagaaataaataaaagacatttattatttttctgacaTGATTTTtacaaagatgtttttgatATGCAGGAAAATTGATCGTGAGATTTTCAATCAAGGCACACGGTACATTttcaaagcaataaaaataacaaaagaaaatatgatcACCTATGTTCTACAAACTATTTAAACAAATCTTAACAAACTTgagaaaaaagttaaattttCAATTCCCTGTGCAGTTGTTGGACAGCTGAGCTGACATTTTCATGAAACATTTGAAGCTTCTGCCTTAGCAACAGGTTTTGAAGGtttcataatgaaaatgttCCCAATGGCACCACTTTCACAGGGATTGTTTCCCTGTAGAGTATTCAAAGCTTGGCACAAAACTGAACTGTTGGGCAAGTTTAATGAATTTGTGATCATGAAAAATATAGTTTCATTGGAGGAataaagaaggaagaaaaaacagcaaatgcaCAGCTGCTTAATAATCAAATACCTAACAACAAATCTGCTACACCTTGAAGTGACTACAATCAATGTTTTTACAATGTGTCACATGACAATGGGAAACGATATGGCGGTTTTAAAGGAGTCATAGTGATGAACGTACAGAGAATGATGCCCCTCTCATCTTTTAAGATCCTCAGAGTGagtttcagctctttgtttagCTGTCCgacccacaactttactgtttgaTTGAAACTGAATTATGAAATATTTGCCTAACTACTCAAAAACAGTATCCTGTAATTTACAGTGAGTACTGACTCCTCCGAACACAGTACCTGAAAATACTGCATGCGTTTACAGGAaatctttaaaatcttttttaaaaaactaaaggTAAGAATGCAGCTGCattatgtttaatttttaaccatttttaaaGGTCATTATTTTGTGGTTCAGAAcgaaatatataaaacatttatacatttactaGGGTTTGCTAGTAATTCATTGCTTTATCTTTATCTTGAAGAATCTTCATGTATGGAAATTGTTTGAAGTATTTTActattatttaattcattttatttactttagtATATTGCAAGCATGAGATCCTGTGCCACCGTTATTAACTGTAATCCACATCGTTAAACATTTGTGGTATGAAAGCTTTCAGCAGACTACAACTTCAGTATAAAACTGCATTGTTGTGTAGGCTTTGTTCCCAATATCAAAAtaccatttaaaatgaattaattaattattataaatgatatattatgaattatacattttcttttttatcttttacatgttttcatATGCTCTTAATGAGTTACAttaattttgagaaatatgaaaaagagagattCATCAGGAGGCattaaaattttgacctgaGTGGATGTTATTTCTTTCCAATAGGTGGTTTGATACTTTTATCTGGCTGTACTAGCATGagaaaaaagtttgttttgagctcatatttaaagatattaaaaagcTCAGAAAGTGATTAGATGACTAATTCAGAGCCATCTTTAATAATAACCAATCACTGTTTATTTAAACTGGAGGATCTCTTTGCTTACACGCAGTTGCATGTTAGGGTTAGAGTAATATCTTTAATATAATCAAATCATGAGTAAAATGCAGGACAATTGTAATCAAAGTGCGTCCATGTATTCTCCAATAAACTGCGTTCACCTCCCTTCATTTCTTCTACTTCAGTACCTGACCTCTGTGTGTCAACGCTACATAATGTTGTTTACCAGTTATCTTTGtggctttacacacacacatttacacacgaCACTGCTACTGAAAGGCACTCCGTATAAATGCTTAGGGAAACGTTTCATGACAAAAGGCATCAATGACAACCATCTGCCtattttcatgaaaaattaTGGTGTTAAATTCCTAAGCAAAGGTTTGAGGAATGTGTCTGAGTAAATCCATCAAGTTAGCTGGATATCAATAGCTTTTTGGCTCAAGCAACtgatatatactatatatatattactttaAATATACTTTGCTTATACTATGCTTTTGCTAAAAATAAAACGCCGTGAGCCTTCTGGCAGTCAGTATAGAGACCTTTTAACAAAATATGATCATTTAGTTAAATGTCAAGCTTTGATTCTCAATGATCAATACGTTTCCTGAAGATTTTGTGGTGACAGTGTGACCCATCCGGCCATCAATGACGGCGCACACTCTccaagttgtgtgtgtttgagaaagagacagagagaggggaagagagggaagaagatGGGCTATTGCATACAATGTTACTGAAAGTTATTGATAAGGCTATTCGAAACACTGCTGTGTCACTTTTTAAACTGCAGACCCAAACCTGTGATGTTTTCTAATGAGCGAACCTGTCCAGTCCGATCTGCAGGTTGACCCACGTGGGTACAAGGTGAAAACGTGGCATGGAATTAAATTGTTTTGGGCATTTTCTCAATAAGGAAACAGAATGGATTTGATAATGAGTGGATAAACAATCCACTGATTTTTCGACatggtaaaaacaaaagtacTTTTC
Above is a genomic segment from Pempheris klunzingeri isolate RE-2024b chromosome 18, fPemKlu1.hap1, whole genome shotgun sequence containing:
- the ylpm1 gene encoding YLP motif-containing protein 1; its protein translation is MYPSWGNFGGPPPQNFGGSGPRKPLGGGHVGPAAGFGGFEAPSGGSLFSSLQEQHLQQMQQLQMLHQKQLQSVLHHGNNASGYGGGHSGGYSGSSWHSEGTGHSDSSALAQPYFNQDDTSGPPTRGHTQPPPPPAQPNSNEPVPPPPEPPSMKPPDNSGAPKAKQATNKDSPTTEDDKSLPLQEQQQLWYKQHLQNLQKLKQERAKQNQREGDCPAAPPTQGQAVPPPPPSDPPKGAPPPPPPKEEPPVPPPPPEDGRAEVPQDPEEAARLQQLQAAAAQWQQVQQQRAGIQYQALMQQHEKLQQILEQYQKLVQQPANLQAMSAEMQLKHYEMQQQQFNPLFQDWNHSFVLWHEQFQTYPHKDQLQDYEHQWKQWQDQMNATNAHLQERVATLSAMVPFASSQYSSGGMGQYPQYPGQDMQMQQQSQKTGMQHSPVAVGPRPQAPRPTGFGPQSESPAGPPVRGAGPAGIVRPPGPPTIQPPSFNASRGPRPSGFDQPQQRFDGPPRFNQPQQRFDGPPRFDQPQQRFDGPPRFNQPQQRFDGPPRFDHPRQRFDGPPRFDQPRFGQQSRFEQPPRHPVPPPRFECPPVPQQIQQQDPQPKPESAPKQPASVDSKAPEKSAEQSQPEKKKSDPDKKGNAVDLTDDNLLGTEDFFVQNDPIPQTLPTNSEKPKPVNSKPPVTAPSTVASKNTAAQNPVKPDGPLTNSNPPVVQKHPGIQKEPQGPGQKQSRPDPPRPPPGGGRGQPPVPVQAHGRGRGQRGGGEFRGPNPVPLGEKMGEMSYDYMPPEEDIGTQDQEEYRWQDPSYEECGGGESEVPPEEMWMPEEHHFTAEEEYYEEPMGGPPMGRGGPPMMRGGPPMMRGGPPMGRGGPPMGRGGLPMGRGGLPMGRGGPPMGRGGPPLGRGGPPMGRGGPPMGRGGPPMGRGGPPMGRGGPPMGRGGPPMGRGGPPMGRGEPIDRHWEEPESADYSEEGDTYWGERRPPMRGMRPPFPPGRGRPPRGHPGFMHQGRGRPPHPAHGPMDHEPLGHGMDGDDTEIDPARHPMYHGHDPHSHPMHPDVGRGRRRGPPPHEMMESMEEPLYDEGMERELGWQPPHGRGPPLPPHEITDTGGMRRRPMGRGMARGMWRPGPAREEYEEGYNEGFVEDYGHGEDGYRWRPPQDYPPDDYQHEAKYYESEWDRERAPPEREYPPRMPAPEPYRDGHWVEERERGHPYPYDEHDRGRGELRIREYRDEPPYRQEEAPYPPPPASEWERPSRLPPPPERGYPADYEDRRARYEEHREEPPLDRPPLLPPAAPVTNLPESSADPASQGASGANVLALSQRQHEIILKAAQELKLIRELQEGKTSGTESKPAPADVLPELPAGLLGLEIPPEVRNVLKGMSAAAQTAVPEHVSWDSKPATTDYQPAAPAPPVIPKTVDYGHGHEPGTTVERISYGERIVLRPDPVSLDRGYEKEPLGPRDPYSRDSYYDRRSDPYMDRRDYSRERELYREKPPPEYDRERFERERYPPRERDERPPLAPPLRSAYRERERDLRDRERSGSRDRDEHYGRPSYDRPPYERTGLDRSGPERYSHSSSPYVDRRSYPEDRGPPTAPPLPPPPQPPPRVERKPEFKNIDDILKPPGRLSRPERIVIIMRGLPGSGKSHVAKLIRDKEVDCGGAPPRVLVLDDYFMTEVEKVEKDPDTGKRVKTKVLEYEYEPEMEDTYRSSMLKTFKKTLDDGFFPFIILDTINDRVKHFDQFWSAAKTKGFEVYLAEITADTQTCAKRNVHGRSLKDIMKMSNNWEPSPRHMVRLDVRSLLQDAAIEEVEMEDFNPDDEPKEPKREEEEEGDMGYIPKSKWEMDTSEAKLDKLDGLGSSGKRKREDVAGLDHYLQLPDDYATRMSEPGKKRVRWADLEEQKDADRKRAIGFVVGQTDWERITDESGQLAQRALNRTKYF